From a region of the Longimicrobium sp. genome:
- a CDS encoding serine hydrolase has translation MAARKDRKEDDDPLRTKVRKIADDAGALSVAVAYHDYETRTAWSFRGDEWFHAASTIKVPVLLGVFDAIARGELALNARVHVRNRFLSVADGSSFRVGSSRDANADVQQAIGKTMKVSDLAFHMITTSSNLATNLLIDVVGIEAVRKTLADLNLDDGVEFRRGVEDERAFERDISNRCTADGMLRVLRAIEERKAFSAEASEKMLEILHAQEFRSGIPAGLPEDARVANKTGEISTVAHDAGIVYLPRRKPYALVVLTEWDKDRSSGRKDTIARISRTIYEHLAEKGD, from the coding sequence ATGGCAGCCAGGAAAGACCGAAAGGAAGACGACGACCCCTTGCGCACCAAGGTCCGCAAGATCGCCGACGACGCGGGTGCGCTCTCGGTGGCGGTGGCGTATCACGACTACGAAACGCGCACGGCGTGGAGCTTTCGCGGCGACGAGTGGTTCCACGCCGCCAGCACCATCAAGGTTCCCGTGCTGCTGGGGGTGTTCGACGCCATCGCCCGGGGCGAGCTGGCGCTGAACGCCCGCGTGCACGTCCGCAACCGCTTTCTGAGCGTGGCCGACGGCAGCTCGTTCCGCGTGGGCAGCTCGCGCGACGCCAACGCCGACGTGCAGCAGGCCATCGGCAAGACCATGAAGGTGAGCGACCTGGCGTTCCACATGATCACCACCAGCAGCAACCTGGCCACCAACCTGCTGATCGACGTGGTGGGCATCGAGGCGGTGCGCAAGACGCTGGCGGACCTGAACCTGGACGACGGGGTGGAGTTCCGGCGCGGGGTGGAGGACGAGCGCGCCTTCGAGCGCGACATCAGCAACCGGTGCACGGCCGACGGCATGCTGCGCGTGCTGCGGGCCATCGAAGAGCGCAAGGCGTTCAGCGCCGAGGCATCGGAAAAGATGCTGGAGATCCTTCACGCGCAGGAGTTTCGCAGCGGCATTCCCGCGGGGCTCCCGGAAGACGCCAGGGTGGCCAACAAGACGGGGGAGATCAGCACGGTGGCGCACGACGCGGGCATCGTGTACCTGCCCCGGCGCAAGCCGTACGCCCTGGTGGTGCTGACGGAGTGGGACAAGGACAGGTCGTCGGGGCGCAAGGACACCATCGCGCGCATCTCGCGCACGATCTATGAACACCTGGCGGAGAAGGGGGACTGA
- a CDS encoding S8 family serine peptidase → MRRSIPLAALAALSLAACQDGPVTTPAADASLSASENAPIYIVTFKPGVDVASAAADLARGNGFAVRYLRQHAAPGFSAVIPQGRLAAVMADPRVDIVSKDGVVSLDLPQVAARPGGGGTTGQTTPYGITRVGGAGDGTGRTAWIIDSGIDLAHTDLNTSRNCHTYFAGTSPSDGNGHGTHVAGTVAAKNNSQDVVGVAANAYVCSVRVLGNSGSGTWEGVINGINYVAANGASGDVANMSLGGSGSNASLEKAVQDAAAKGIKMVLAAGNDGANAANFTPARTNGNNIYTISAVDSNDCMASWSNWGNPPVDYAAPGVGILSTKKGGGTTSMSGTSMAAPHVAGVLLMGSIRSSGFAKCDPDGNADPIASR, encoded by the coding sequence ATGCGCCGTTCCATCCCCCTCGCCGCGCTCGCCGCACTGAGCCTGGCCGCCTGTCAGGACGGGCCCGTGACCACCCCGGCCGCCGATGCGTCGCTGTCCGCGTCGGAAAACGCGCCCATCTACATCGTCACCTTCAAGCCCGGCGTCGACGTGGCCTCGGCCGCCGCCGACCTGGCCCGCGGCAACGGCTTCGCCGTGCGCTACCTGCGGCAGCATGCGGCGCCCGGCTTCTCGGCCGTCATTCCGCAGGGCCGGCTGGCCGCGGTGATGGCGGACCCGCGCGTGGACATCGTGAGCAAGGACGGGGTGGTTTCGCTGGACCTTCCGCAGGTGGCGGCCCGCCCGGGCGGCGGCGGCACCACGGGCCAGACGACCCCGTACGGCATCACCCGCGTGGGCGGCGCCGGCGACGGAACGGGCCGGACGGCGTGGATCATCGACAGCGGCATCGACCTGGCCCACACGGACCTGAACACCAGCCGCAACTGCCACACCTACTTCGCGGGCACCAGCCCGTCGGACGGCAACGGGCACGGCACGCACGTGGCCGGCACGGTGGCCGCCAAGAACAACAGCCAGGACGTCGTGGGCGTGGCGGCCAACGCCTACGTCTGCTCGGTCCGCGTGCTGGGCAACAGCGGCAGCGGCACCTGGGAAGGCGTCATCAACGGCATCAACTACGTGGCCGCCAACGGCGCCTCCGGCGACGTGGCCAACATGAGCCTGGGCGGCAGCGGCAGCAATGCGTCGCTGGAGAAGGCGGTGCAGGACGCCGCGGCCAAGGGCATCAAGATGGTGCTCGCCGCCGGCAACGACGGCGCCAACGCCGCCAACTTCACCCCCGCGCGCACCAACGGAAACAACATCTACACGATCTCCGCGGTCGACAGCAACGACTGCATGGCTTCGTGGAGCAACTGGGGCAACCCGCCGGTGGACTACGCCGCGCCGGGCGTGGGCATCCTGTCCACCAAGAAGGGTGGCGGCACCACCAGCATGAGCGGCACCTCGATGGCCGCCCCGCACGTGGCCGGCGTCCTGCTGATGGGCAGCATCCGCTCCAGCGGCTTCGCCAAGTGCGACCCCGACGGCAACGCGGACCCGATCGCCAGCCGCTAA